The genomic stretch CTTTCATGCCGTTCGGCGGAGCAGGCGGCGGAGGGGGAGGACGCGGCGGACGTAGACGTGCCCGCAACAACATCAATTTCAATTTCAACTACAGCGACTCGCACAATCAGGTGTCGAACCCATTTCCCACGCTGCTCGGTACGACAGAGACTTCAGGGATCAACACCGGCGCGGGCTGGGTCGTCAGCAGAAATCGGCTCACTAACAATCTGCATTTCAATTACAACCGCAGCCATACGCAATTAAGCAATTTGTATCAAGACAAGGTGAATGTAGCTGGCCTTGCCGGCATTACTGGGACGTCGCAGGATCCGTTCGACTTCGGGGTGCCCGTGCTTTCTTTTACGAACTTTCAAAGTGCGCGCGACACGGGTGCAACGTTGAGCAACAACCAGACCTTCTCCTGGTCTGACAGCGTGATCTGGCGCCATGGCAATCACAACGTCCGCGTTGGCGGAGATTTCCGGCGGATCTACAACGACATTCGTACCGTGCAGAACGGTCGCGGGACTTTTACGTTTACAGGTACCGGTGAATTTACCAGCAGCTTTGATTTTGCCGACTTCCTGCTCGACGTGCCTCAACTCACGTCGATCCAAGGTGGAACTACTACCTACAAATTTCGCCAGAATTCATGGGACCTGTTTGTCCAGGACGACTGGAGAGCTACCAGCAGTCTGAGTTTCGATTTTGGACTGCGCTACGAGTACGTCTCTCCATTCAGTGAGGCCAATAACCAACTCGTGAACCTGGATATCAATTCCACCATCACTGCCGTGAATCCAGTTTTCCCCGGAACATCAGGACCATTCACTGGGGGATTTCCCATAACGGTAGTCGAGCCGGATCGCAACAATTTCGCTCCACGAGTCGGTTTCGCCTGGAAGGCGTCAAAGATGATGGTCGTGCGCGGCGGCTATGGGGTCAACTACAACACTGGTCAATACAGTAGCATCGTGCAGAGTCTCGCGTTTCAGCCTCCATTCGCCCTAACTTCAACTAACGTGGCTTCGCCCTCTTTGCCACTCACGCTGGAAAATGGATTTCCGCCTCCGACTGCGACGGTGACTAACAACTTCGCGGTCGACAAGAATTACAAGCTCGGGTACGTGCAGATTTGGAACCTCGATATCCAGAAGGAACTCACGCCGTCGTTGCTAATCAACATTGGATACAACGGTTCCAAAGGCACCGATCTCGACATTCAACGAGCGCCAAATCGTTTGCCAAGCGGCGGGCTCCGAATTTCCGATGTGCAACCTTTTATTCTCGAGACCTCACAAGGAGATTCGATCCTGCATGCAGCCAGTGTTCGTGTACGCAAACGCCTGCGTCATGGCATCTCCACACAAGGCACGTATATCTTCTCAAAGTCCATCGACAACGCCTCCAGCATAGGCGGGGGCGCAGTGGTCGTCGCGCAGAACGATCAGGATCTTGCCGCTGAGCGCGGCCTTTCAAGCTTCGACCAGCGCCACCGCTTTACTGGAAACTTTGTTTACGAGCTTCCATTCGGTACCGGGAAGAAATGGCTAAACAATCAGGGAGCAATGAAGGAATTCTTTGGCGATTGGTCGTGGAGCGGTGATTTTACGATCGCGTCGGGGTTGCCGTTTACACCACGCTTTCTCGGGGCTCCCTCGGACATCAACCAAGGTCTAAACGGTACGCTGCGCGCAGATCTAGTCCGAGATTCGACGGTAGGGACCTGTCCCAATGGATTCTCTGTGGGAACGATTAATTGCTGGTTCAATACGGCAGCGTTTGTGCAGCCTCCGTCGGGCCAGTTCGGGAACGCGCAGCGAAACAGTATTCGCGGACCTGGACAGCTTATTTTCGATATGTCCGTAAGCAAGACGTTGCTGGCTAAGGACACGCGCGCGCTTGAACTGCGTCTCGCGGCTAACAATGTCTTTAACCGTCCGCAGTTCACCACCATCGATACGGTTCTAAATTCGCCGACGTACGGCCAAGTCATCAGCGTTGGATCAATGCGGCGTGTGACGCTCAGCGCGAGGTTCAGGTTCTGATGCGACGGTCGTTTCCATCTCGGATCATTGCGTTGACCTTGAGTCTATTCATCGCTACGCCTTCTCTCATGCCGCAGGATGCTCAACCTCAAGCGCCGTCCCCAGGTGATTATCGAATTCGCGTCACCAGCGACCTTGTGCTCACGAATGTCGTGGTTCGAGATAAGCAGGGAAATCTCGTCCGAGGCCTTACGCAGGACGCCTTCAGCGTTTTGGAGGACGGCAAGCAGCAGCGTATTTCGAGCTTTGATTTTGAAAACGTCGATGCGCTGGCGCTGGCGGGCTCAGCAGGTCCGACGGTAAGTGGTATAGCTGCGCCGATGAAGATCATTGGTAGCAATGCGTCGGTGAACAAGGAGGAGCTCAAGAATCATCGTCTGGTTGTTCTCTTCTTCGACTTCAGCGCAATGGAACCGGACGACATTGATCGTGCAGTCTCCGCTGCCCAGAAATATGTCGACAAACAGATGGCTCCAGCGGATCTGGTTGCTGCCATCTCTCTCGCATCCTCCATGCGAGTCGATCAGGACTTTACAAACGACAAGACCAGGTTGAAGGCTGTTCTGAGCGGCTATACCTCCGGTGAAGGTCAGGGGTTCCAGGCCGGCGATACCGGCACTGCAGAAGGCACGCCTGATTCTGGCGGTTCCTTCGTTGCCGACGATTCCGAGTACAACCAGTTCAATACCGATCGCAAGCTGCAGGCGATTCAATCTGTCGCCAAGGCACTCTCGAAGATCGACCAGAAGAAGTCGATCATTTACTTCAGCAATGGTGTGAGCCGCTCGGGAATTGAGAATCAAGTTCAATTACGAGCTGCCACGAACGCTGCGGTCCAGGCGAACGTCGCGTTGTACACGCTGGACGTGCGGGGTCTACAGGCATTTGCCGCTGGCGGGGAGGCCCAAAGTGCCAGTCTGCGCGGACGCTCTGCGTACTCAGGTCAGTCGGTCCTCGACCAATTCAGCAGCAATGCCGATAGTCAGGAGACGCTCACAACCTTAGCCGGCGACACCGGCGGCAAAGCGTTCCTGGATTCGAACGATCTGAGCGGAGTATTCACTGCCGTGCAGCG from Terriglobales bacterium encodes the following:
- a CDS encoding TonB-dependent receptor, encoding MSQTQAAPGETPAKVGVPSAASPDQTPPQFVVRGTVKSGKTPLPGAAVTAANTLTGKKVSGATAIDGSFTLNLPSRGRYVIKVEQAAFAPTTKEVVITPETPQSTVDAELMLASRAQVLAAQQQQQAAGAVQQQIATALANRGMQSLAVTESDTSAIPGSGGNNDNSIQSARALPLNGAGTDAPTESVSITGAMGQAQNFGMNPDEIQDRIQEFRDRVQREGGPGGGGGPVILGGGGPGGGGGFGGGPGVFTLGGRMGRFNINQPHGSIFYSTDNSIFDAAPYALNSRTNPLGGPQQKPEYDQNRYGVTLGSPLHIPHIVKDDKTFVFLNWTGGRNENPYDQFSTVPTLSERQGNFSSIATQLVDPKTHQPIPGNVIANIDPAAQALLPFIPLPNLPGTTRNFHFVTALTQNSDQIAVRMIHNFGEGATFMPFGGAGGGGGGRGGRRRARNNINFNFNYSDSHNQVSNPFPTLLGTTETSGINTGAGWVVSRNRLTNNLHFNYNRSHTQLSNLYQDKVNVAGLAGITGTSQDPFDFGVPVLSFTNFQSARDTGATLSNNQTFSWSDSVIWRHGNHNVRVGGDFRRIYNDIRTVQNGRGTFTFTGTGEFTSSFDFADFLLDVPQLTSIQGGTTTYKFRQNSWDLFVQDDWRATSSLSFDFGLRYEYVSPFSEANNQLVNLDINSTITAVNPVFPGTSGPFTGGFPITVVEPDRNNFAPRVGFAWKASKMMVVRGGYGVNYNTGQYSSIVQSLAFQPPFALTSTNVASPSLPLTLENGFPPPTATVTNNFAVDKNYKLGYVQIWNLDIQKELTPSLLINIGYNGSKGTDLDIQRAPNRLPSGGLRISDVQPFILETSQGDSILHAASVRVRKRLRHGISTQGTYIFSKSIDNASSIGGGAVVVAQNDQDLAAERGLSSFDQRHRFTGNFVYELPFGTGKKWLNNQGAMKEFFGDWSWSGDFTIASGLPFTPRFLGAPSDINQGLNGTLRADLVRDSTVGTCPNGFSVGTINCWFNTAAFVQPPSGQFGNAQRNSIRGPGQLIFDMSVSKTLLAKDTRALELRLAANNVFNRPQFTTIDTVLNSPTYGQVISVGSMRRVTLSARFRF